One genomic segment of Helianthus annuus cultivar XRQ/B chromosome 14, HanXRQr2.0-SUNRISE, whole genome shotgun sequence includes these proteins:
- the LOC110905320 gene encoding GDSL esterase/lipase At5g42170 gives MRLSIVKVILFCVYASVLLCGSDGSTVLPKNVSVSAILVFGDSSVDQGNNNYYNTWGKANFLPYGEDFMGGIPTGRFTNGKTMPDLLAEAFGVKDYLPASLDPLLKDKDLQTGVSFASGGSGFDPQTTKITSGLSMSVQLDMFKQYLGKLKRNIEEEVADNIINNSIAVIVAGNNDLLFTLPVRRLQYDAASYANMIVNMVLNFTQEIYTLGVRRIVVFSAFPLGCVPAVRTVGGGLGRSCVDKENNVAQLFNNVLKHKLQIWGTSYPQSRVAFVDYYNSVMSIIENPHKYGFDVVDRGCCGTGELEATYLCNKLTAPTCPDRSKYFFWDGFHLTEKGNSIVLNHILQDMVNTLF, from the exons ATGCGTCTTTCTATTGTTAAGGTTATTTTGTTTTGTGTATATGCATCTGTTCTTTTATGCGGCAGCGATGGAAGTACAGTTCTGCCAAAAAATGTCTCGGTATCCGCCATCTTAGTATTCGGAGACTCTTCGGTTGATCAAGGGAATAATAACTACTACAATACTTGGGGCAAAGCAAATTTCCTCCCTTACGGAGAGGATTTTATGGGAGGAATACCAACGGGAAGGTTCACCAATGGCAAAACAATGCCTGACTTGTTAG CCGAAGCATTTGGAGTGAAGGATTATCTTCCGGCATCTCTAGACCCTTTGTTAAAAGACAAAGATCTTCAAACTGGTGTAAGTTTTGCTTCTGGTGGCAGTGGGTTTGATCCACAAACAACGAAAATAACG AGTGGTTTATCAATGTCTGTTCAACTGGACATGTTCAAACAATATCTTGGAAAACTTAAGAGGAACATTGAAGAAGAAGTTGCCGATAATATAATCAACAATAGCATAGCTGTTATCGTTGCAGGCAACAACGATCTGTTGTTTACCCTTCCTGTCAGAAGATTACAATATGATGCTGCATCTTATGCTAACATGATCGTTAACATGGTCTTGAATTTCACACAG GAAATATACACGCTGGGAGTAAGAAGGATAGTTGTGTTTAGTGCTTTCCCGCTCGGTTGTGTGCCTGCTGTGAGGACGGTCGGTGGAGGTCTTGGTAGAAGTTGTGTAGACAAGGAGAATAATGTGGCTCAATTGTTCAACAACGTTCTTAagcacaagcttcaaatttgGGGAACAAGTTATCCTCaatccagagttgcctttgttgaTTACTACAATTCTGTGATGAGCATCATTGAAAACCCTCATAAATACG GCTTCGATGTTGTAGATAGAGGATGTTGTGGAACCGGAGAGTTAGAGGCGACATATTTATGTAACAAACTCACGGCCCCTACGTGCCCCGACAGGTCTAAATATTTCTTCTGGGATGGTTTTCACCTGACAGAGAAAGGAAATAGCATTGTTTTGAATCATATTCTTCAAGATATGGTGAATACCTTGTTCTAG